One region of Trichoderma breve strain T069 chromosome 7 map unlocalized scaffold00007, whole genome shotgun sequence genomic DNA includes:
- a CDS encoding FKBP-type peptidyl-prolyl cis-trans isomerase domain-containing protein — MAAVPGPVYGLEVPPGEVLIPANLEFPASFRITMAALDPTQEPELDDSKNAPSVPRSTLRLIKRAFPGLDEDEDDELDEEYMSALLGNSDDEDEEANGGPSDPAKAKKQKQAAAIKKLLEATNGEDSEDEEMEDAEINGAKSKKGKKSNANAKGKGKAIEEEEEDDEEEEDDEDDDSEGGDLENFVLCTLDTERNYQQPLDITVNQGEKVFFVVSGTHTVYLTGNYIMDDEDDEDQDGEDDYDLSPDELEYAMGEEDSEEESDDLDDLEDPRITEVDSDEEEVPKLVPTDSKKGKNKRAAAEVEGLDELISKAADSKLSKKQQKKLKNNKGEAVAAEEKEEKKDAKKVQFAKNLEQGPTGSTAEKAKQTGKASLGVKNVQGVTVDDRTIGKGRTVKNGDTVGVRYIGKLQNGQQFDANKKGKPFSFKIGKGQVIKGWDVGIVGMAIGGERRLTIPAHLAYGSKSLPGIPANSQLTFDVKLLEIK; from the exons ATGGCTGCTGTTCCCGGTCCCGTCTATGGCCTCGAGGTCCCGCCTGGAGAGGTGCTGATCCCGGCCAACTTGGAGTTTCCTGCTTCT TTCCgcatcaccatggccgcTTTGGATCCTACTCAGGAGCCTGAGCTCGATGATTCCAAGAACGCTCCTTCTGTCCCTCGCTCTACTCTGCGCTTGATCAAGCGCGCTTTCCCCGgccttgacgaggatgaggatgatgagctCGACGAGGAGTACATGAGCGCCCTTCTCGGCAACtctgacgacgaggatgaggaggccAATGGTGGCCCCAGCGACCCTGCCAAGGctaagaagcagaagcaggctgccgccatcaagaagcttctcgAGGCCACCAACGGTGAGGACtctgaggatgaggagatggaggatgccGAGATCAACGGTGCCAAGTCtaagaagggcaagaagagcaacgcCAATGCtaagggcaagggcaaggctatcgaggaggaagaggaagatgacgaggaggaagaggatgatgaggacgacgacaGCGAGGGAGGTGACCTCGAGAACTTCGTTCTCTGCACCCTCGACACTGAGCGA AACTACCAGCAGCCCCTTGACATCACTGTCAACCAAGGCGAGAAGGTCTTCTTCGTTGTCTCCGGAACACACACCGTTTACCTGACCGGTAACTACAtcatggatgatgaggatgacgaggaccaggatggcgaggatgactACGACCTGTCCCCCGATGAGCTGGAATATGCCATGGGTGAGGAGGAcagcgaagaggagagcgatGATCTTGACGATCTCGAGGATCCTCGCATTACCGAGGTCGACtccgatgaggaggaggtccCCAAGCTGGTTCCCACAGACagcaagaagggcaagaacaagcgcgctgctgctgaggttgagggccttgacgagctcaTCTCCAAGGCTGCCGATTCCAAGctctccaagaagcagcagaagaagctcaagaacaACAAGGGTGAGGCTGTGGCcgctgaggagaaggaggagaagaaggacgcAAAGAAGGTCCAGTTCGCCAAGAACCTGGAGCAAGGCCCTACCGGCTCCACCGCTGAGAAGGCTAAGCAGACCGGCAAGGCGTCTCTTGGTGTCAAGAATGTCCAGGGCGTCACCGTTGATGACCGCACCATTGGCAAGGGCCGCACTGTCAAGAATGGCGACACTGTTGGCGTCCGATACATTGGCAAGCTCCAGAATGGACAGCAATTCGATG CcaacaagaagggcaagcccttttctttcaagaTCGGCAAGGGCCAGGTCATCAAGGGCTGGGACGTTGGTATTGTCGGCATGGCCATCGGCGGTGAACGCCGACTGACGATTCCTGCTCACCTCGCCTACGGCTCCAAGAGCCTCCCCGGCATTCCCGCCAACAGCCAGCTGACCTTTGACGTCAAGCTGCTCGAGATCAAATAA